A window from Pseudomonadota bacterium encodes these proteins:
- a CDS encoding RagB/SusD family nutrient uptake outer membrane protein, translating into MKQSTMIMAVSSMLAGGCTSGFLDLSPMNDLRADAVFSDPALVEAFVNAAYGEGVRHGFWRNRDISVVGLSGDVRHTHWYGTEEFAKGRTTPDNGENATGNLWRDSYRVIRNINTFFANIEGSPLEQERKAQLIAEMQFIRAWVYADLVRWYGGVPLIDEVLTTRDTQRFH; encoded by the coding sequence ATGAAACAGTCAACAATGATAATGGCCGTCAGCTCCATGCTGGCCGGAGGCTGTACGAGTGGCTTTCTGGATCTTAGCCCCATGAATGATCTGCGAGCGGATGCTGTTTTTTCCGACCCCGCGCTGGTGGAGGCCTTCGTGAACGCCGCCTACGGGGAGGGAGTACGTCACGGATTCTGGCGAAACCGCGACATATCGGTGGTGGGGCTTTCGGGGGACGTCCGGCATACTCATTGGTACGGCACCGAGGAGTTCGCGAAGGGACGCACTACGCCGGACAATGGGGAGAACGCAACGGGCAATCTCTGGCGCGATTCCTATCGGGTTATCAGGAATATCAATACGTTTTTTGCGAATATCGAGGGCTCTCCGCTGGAGCAGGAGCGGAAGGCGCAATTGATCGCGGAGATGCAGTTCATTCGGGCCTGGGTCTATGCAGATTTGGTCCGGTGGTACGGGGGTGTGCCGCTGATCGACGAGGTGCTGACGACTCGGGACACGCAGAGGTTTCACG